The stretch of DNA CACGATTTCCTGGACTGCCTGTGGTTTCAACTCCTGGTCGGCGCCGATTTGCGAAAAGCGTGCCGCCACCTTCTCCAAGCGCTGCACGTCTCTGCTCATCTCAACGGCGGTGCGCTGCACCTCCTCAAGGCTGGTGCTCTGCCTGATGAGGTCCAGCCAGCCCATCAATGAGGAGATCGGCGTGCCGAGTTGATGGGCGGTTTCCTTAGCCATCCCCACCCAGAGGAAGCGCTGCTCGCTTCGCTTGATGGAGCTGTAGCCCACAAAGGCCACCAACACCACCAGTCCGACCACGGCAATCTCCACATAGGGCAGGTAGCGCAGCTGGGTGATGAGCCGCGAGTCCCCGTAGTAGATGTACCCCAAATCCTGCCCCTGGGCACGAATCACAATGGGCTTGTTCTCGCGTGCCATGGTGCGCACCATCTTCCTCACCTTGGCAAGGGCGGCTGGCGATCGGTCGCTATCGTCTACACCCACATTCTTCCAGTACTGCGGCTCATGGTGCACATCGGTCTGGATGGCCGGAAAGTTGATGCGCATGATGACTTCTTCAAAGAAAAAGTTCATAAGTTCACTGCTGTGTTCGTCGTTCTCGGCGCCGATGATTTTCTCATAGGTGTTTGCCCAGAGGGTGACGATCTGACGGGCATCGGCGCGAAGCCTGTCGACCAGCTGTTGGGTGTAGAGCAGCAACACCGCCACTGCCGCGGCGACCAAGACGAAGAGCAGACCCTTGAAGGGACCAGTGCGCGTGTAGATGCTGTTGGCCATGGCTCCAGCTTTCGCTACTTTGTAGGCGGTGCCGCGGCGCGCCGGCGCTGCAGGTAGGGCGGAACGGTGCTGTAGGCCACTACGCCTGCGGCCAAAAGCAAGCCCACAATGCTCACCATCA from candidate division KSB1 bacterium encodes:
- a CDS encoding HAMP domain-containing histidine kinase; the protein is MANSIYTRTGPFKGLLFVLVAAAVAVLLLYTQQLVDRLRADARQIVTLWANTYEKIIGAENDEHSSELMNFFFEEVIMRINFPAIQTDVHHEPQYWKNVGVDDSDRSPAALAKVRKMVRTMARENKPIVIRAQGQDLGYIYYGDSRLITQLRYLPYVEIAVVGLVVLVAFVGYSSIKRSEQRFLWVGMAKETAHQLGTPISSLMGWLDLIRQSTSLEEVQRTAVEMSRDVQRLEKVAARFSQIGADQELKPQAVQEIVADVVSYLRRRLPQMGHRTQIIVDYAEVPPVAVNRDLLEWVVENLAKNALEAVQESRGMVQISVGLTDRGDAVYIDVKDDGKGIPPRHRRAIFKPGFSTKRRGWGLGLNLAKRIVEEYHHGRLFIKETKVGVGTTMRIVLPLRQHKKEAWR